Proteins from one Bacteroidota bacterium genomic window:
- a CDS encoding MscL family protein yields the protein MIKEFMAFLQKYGVIGLAIAVVIGGKVNAFVTATVSNLIMPFIGIFIPHGS from the coding sequence ATGATTAAAGAATTTATGGCGTTCCTGCAAAAGTACGGTGTGATTGGTCTTGCTATCGCAGTTGTTATTGGCGGAAAAGTGAATGCGTTTGTCACTGCAACGGTTTCGAATCTTATTATGCCATTCATCGGCATCTTTATCCCGCACGGATCATGA
- a CDS encoding DUF3078 domain-containing protein, with protein MKHTIYIIAVLFSSLVFAQIDSSTLQSDWKHTLVAGLTVTQVSYTDWAQGGENALAYTLSFDGKSVRDVTMTNWSNSYKIAYGQTRLGSKGLRKTDDKIELESVLTYKIGTHINPYASATFKSQFDDGLKYNDAANTQTKISSSFDPMYLTQALGFGYQPFVQLKTRLGVALREVFDDSKYGYADDVKSTPTIESSKIEGGLESVTDVEIKIEENTLFTAKLEMFAPFNNIDVVVVRSDNTLSSKLNKYLAVVFNVQLINDRSVTARTQVKEGLALGISYTFL; from the coding sequence ATGAAACATACTATCTATATCATTGCTGTATTATTCTCTTCTTTAGTATTTGCTCAAATTGATTCTTCTACACTGCAATCGGATTGGAAACACACGCTTGTTGCCGGATTGACCGTAACGCAAGTGTCGTACACTGATTGGGCACAAGGGGGAGAAAACGCGCTTGCATACACATTGAGTTTTGATGGAAAATCTGTTCGAGATGTTACCATGACTAACTGGAGCAATTCCTACAAAATTGCCTACGGCCAAACACGGCTCGGCTCTAAAGGATTACGAAAAACAGATGATAAGATTGAGTTAGAGAGTGTGCTGACATACAAAATAGGAACGCACATTAACCCATATGCATCGGCAACATTTAAATCGCAATTCGATGACGGATTGAAATACAACGATGCTGCAAACACACAAACAAAAATTTCATCGTCTTTCGATCCGATGTACCTCACGCAGGCGTTGGGTTTCGGCTACCAGCCATTCGTACAATTAAAGACTCGCCTCGGAGTAGCGTTACGGGAAGTGTTCGATGATAGTAAATACGGTTACGCCGATGATGTAAAATCTACCCCTACCATAGAAAGTTCAAAAATTGAAGGAGGTTTGGAATCAGTCACCGACGTAGAGATAAAAATCGAAGAAAATACACTCTTCACCGCAAAGCTTGAAATGTTTGCACCGTTCAACAACATCGATGTTGTTGTGGTTCGAAGCGATAATACCCTTTCTTCAAAATTGAACAAATATCTCGCCGTCGTATTCAACGTGCAGCTGATTAATGACCGCAGTGTCACTGCACGCACGCAGGTCAAAGAAGGATTGGCTTTAGGAATATCCTATACGTTTTTATAA
- a CDS encoding cold-shock protein, with amino-acid sequence METGTVKWFNNAKGYGFISRENGEDVFVHYKSVVGDGYKTLNQGDKVQFEVEKGPKGLQAAKVSKA; translated from the coding sequence ATGGAAACAGGTACCGTGAAATGGTTCAACAACGCTAAAGGATACGGCTTCATCTCCCGCGAAAACGGCGAAGATGTATTCGTACATTACAAATCGGTTGTTGGCGACGGTTACAAAACGCTGAACCAAGGCGATAAGGTCCAATTTGAAGTTGAAAAAGGACCCAAAGGCTTGCAGGCAGCGAAAGTCTCCAAAGCGTAA
- a CDS encoding P-II family nitrogen regulator yields the protein MKKIEAIIRPHKLDEVREALQEAGFRGLTVTEVKGYGRQMGHSEIYRGSEYTINFLPKTKIDIVCADTNQDKAIDIILKHAKTGEVGDGKIFVSTIDEVIRVRTEETGEAAV from the coding sequence ATGAAGAAAATTGAAGCAATCATTCGTCCTCACAAACTGGATGAAGTGCGTGAAGCACTGCAGGAAGCCGGTTTCAGAGGATTGACCGTTACCGAGGTAAAAGGGTACGGACGACAAATGGGGCACAGCGAAATCTATCGCGGCTCGGAATACACAATCAATTTTTTACCAAAAACAAAAATCGATATTGTCTGCGCAGATACCAATCAGGATAAAGCAATCGACATCATCCTGAAGCATGCCAAAACCGGCGAAGTCGGGGATGGTAAAATCTTTGTCTCTACTATCGATGAAGTCATTCGTGTTCGAACGGAAGAAACGGGAGAAGCTGCGGTCTAA
- a CDS encoding ammonium transporter — translation MKQFTKKKLLLLFSGLAMMIVLTSTLSFAGDLDPSGSKTGTINDVPAAKPGEPTLAEVADAVGHSRIALNFVWTLIAGFLVMFMQAGFAMVETGFTRAKNVAHTMGMNFLVYAIGMLGFWICGFAIMFGGVGAVGALGGTPGLTGEFTIELFGKVFGIFGTSGFFLGNQVYDVGVFTLFLFQMVFMDTTATIPTGSMAERWKFSSFIAFAFFISMVVYPLYGNWVWGGGWLAMLGQNFGFGHGHVDFAGSSVVHLVGGVSALAGAIVLGPRIGKYNKDGTSNAIPGHNLPMAIIGTFILAFGWFGFNAGSSLAGNDLRISVAAVNTMLASAAGALSATIYMWIRYKKPDPSMMANGMLAGLVAITAPCAFVTAPIAVLIGAISGVLVIIAVFFIDQKLHIDDPVGAVAVHGVNGLWGVLALGLFADGTYGDGWNGVAGTVTGLFYGDSSQFIAQLIGSAACIIFVFPVMYGFFKLTDKLIGNRVSEKDEVDGLDIPEMGIKGYEG, via the coding sequence ATGAAACAGTTTACCAAAAAGAAATTATTGCTGTTGTTCTCGGGGCTTGCAATGATGATTGTTCTTACATCAACCCTTTCATTTGCCGGAGATTTAGATCCTTCGGGATCTAAGACTGGTACTATTAACGACGTTCCCGCGGCTAAACCTGGCGAACCAACACTCGCTGAAGTTGCAGACGCTGTTGGTCATTCGCGAATCGCTTTAAATTTTGTTTGGACTCTTATTGCAGGATTTTTGGTCATGTTTATGCAGGCCGGATTTGCAATGGTCGAAACAGGTTTTACGAGAGCCAAAAACGTTGCCCATACCATGGGAATGAACTTTCTTGTCTATGCGATTGGAATGCTTGGATTTTGGATTTGTGGATTTGCAATTATGTTCGGTGGTGTAGGTGCCGTCGGTGCTTTAGGTGGAACACCAGGATTAACTGGCGAATTTACCATTGAACTCTTTGGAAAAGTCTTTGGAATATTTGGTACTAGTGGTTTTTTCCTCGGGAACCAAGTATATGATGTCGGCGTGTTTACACTATTCCTCTTCCAAATGGTGTTCATGGATACTACAGCCACAATCCCGACCGGTTCAATGGCGGAACGATGGAAATTCAGTTCCTTTATAGCCTTTGCATTTTTCATCTCCATGGTTGTGTATCCTTTATACGGAAACTGGGTATGGGGTGGCGGATGGCTGGCAATGCTCGGACAGAATTTTGGATTTGGGCATGGTCACGTGGACTTCGCAGGATCTTCAGTTGTTCATTTAGTTGGTGGTGTTAGCGCTTTAGCAGGAGCTATCGTTCTTGGTCCTCGCATTGGAAAATATAATAAAGATGGTACATCGAATGCTATTCCCGGTCATAATCTTCCAATGGCAATTATTGGAACTTTTATTCTTGCATTCGGCTGGTTCGGTTTCAACGCTGGTTCGTCGTTGGCAGGAAATGATCTGCGTATTTCCGTTGCTGCGGTAAACACCATGCTTGCATCTGCTGCAGGCGCTCTGTCTGCAACAATTTATATGTGGATTAGATATAAGAAACCCGATCCCAGCATGATGGCAAACGGCATGCTTGCCGGACTTGTTGCAATCACAGCACCCTGTGCATTTGTTACAGCGCCGATTGCTGTTCTCATTGGAGCAATTTCCGGAGTGCTTGTAATTATCGCAGTATTTTTTATTGATCAAAAACTTCACATTGATGATCCTGTTGGTGCGGTAGCAGTTCATGGTGTGAATGGATTATGGGGCGTACTTGCATTAGGCCTTTTTGCCGATGGAACGTATGGCGATGGTTGGAATGGAGTTGCAGGAACGGTGACAGGATTATTCTATGGAGACTCAAGTCAATTCATTGCGCAACTGATCGGTTCGGCAGCATGTATCATTTTTGTTTTCCCCGTGATGTACGGTTTCTTCAAATTAACGGATAAACTTATCGGAAACCGCGTTTCTGAAAAAGATGAAGTTGATGGATTAGATATACCGGAAATGGGCATTAAGGGGTACGAAGGTTAA
- a CDS encoding AMP-binding protein yields the protein MLLHHRFIETAKRLGNKMYIVDRTTNRRITYSRALIASLILSEKLQKYDKGFIGIMVPTSAGCILGSLAALMSGRVPVMINYSTMAAKNCEFAQKKCAFKTIITSKALLEKIQCPVVPGMVFLEDLMESISIMDKLHAAVRSKLPVAMLKKTVAQGEDDDNLVILFTSGSEKEPKAVQLSHKNITANLMSLEQVLEISEKDIMLGNLPMFHSFGQTAHLWLPIWSGMTVVTYANPLDFKGVNDAVREEKVTIFAGTPSFFWGYVGKSNPGDYDTCRIILAGADKCPDALRKAFMEKHNKVILEAYGCTETAPGLALNSPTHNRPGSVGRMLPGVSVRIENHETGEEVRVRETGKILVKGDNIMKGYFDDFENTSLAFRHGYYDTGDMGWQDEDGYLWHVGRLKRFVKIGGEMISLIKVEDVLEKLLPPETKVCVVEIPDQTKGAKIVAAITHEINEKEVLKKMSEQLPNIALPKQFVVIPDLPQMGTGKIDFRTVTNMVRELVSK from the coding sequence ATGTTACTGCATCATCGATTTATCGAAACGGCAAAACGCCTGGGCAACAAAATGTATATCGTCGACCGCACAACAAATAGACGAATTACATATTCGCGTGCATTAATTGCCTCGTTGATCCTGTCAGAAAAATTGCAGAAGTACGATAAAGGGTTTATCGGCATTATGGTGCCGACATCTGCGGGATGCATTCTTGGATCGCTCGCCGCGTTGATGAGCGGAAGAGTTCCGGTCATGATTAATTACTCCACAATGGCGGCGAAGAATTGTGAATTCGCACAAAAAAAATGTGCATTTAAAACAATTATTACCTCTAAGGCGCTGCTGGAAAAAATTCAATGTCCCGTTGTGCCGGGAATGGTCTTTCTGGAAGATCTGATGGAGAGCATCTCTATTATGGATAAACTCCATGCTGCGGTTCGTTCAAAACTGCCTGTTGCAATGCTCAAGAAAACTGTTGCACAAGGCGAAGATGATGATAACCTTGTGATTCTCTTTACCAGCGGAAGTGAAAAAGAACCAAAGGCAGTACAACTATCCCATAAAAACATCACTGCAAATTTGATGAGTCTGGAACAGGTTCTTGAAATCAGTGAAAAAGACATCATGCTCGGAAATCTTCCGATGTTCCATTCGTTTGGACAGACGGCGCATCTCTGGCTTCCTATTTGGAGTGGAATGACTGTAGTGACGTACGCAAATCCGTTGGACTTTAAAGGGGTGAACGATGCGGTACGCGAAGAGAAAGTAACTATCTTCGCAGGTACACCGAGCTTCTTCTGGGGTTATGTAGGGAAATCAAATCCTGGAGATTATGACACCTGCAGAATTATCCTTGCCGGAGCAGACAAGTGTCCCGATGCACTACGAAAAGCATTTATGGAGAAACACAACAAAGTGATTCTTGAAGCGTATGGCTGTACCGAAACGGCACCGGGACTTGCATTGAATTCGCCAACACACAATCGTCCCGGAAGCGTGGGAAGAATGCTCCCAGGAGTTTCCGTACGAATTGAAAACCATGAAACCGGTGAAGAGGTTCGTGTTCGCGAGACAGGGAAAATTTTAGTGAAGGGTGACAACATCATGAAAGGATACTTTGATGATTTTGAAAACACTTCTCTAGCATTCCGTCATGGATACTATGATACGGGTGATATGGGCTGGCAAGATGAAGATGGATACTTATGGCATGTCGGCAGATTGAAACGGTTCGTGAAGATTGGCGGAGAGATGATCTCCCTTATTAAAGTGGAAGATGTTTTGGAAAAATTGCTGCCGCCGGAAACAAAAGTATGTGTCGTTGAAATTCCAGATCAGACCAAAGGTGCTAAGATTGTTGCGGCTATTACCCATGAAATTAATGAAAAAGAAGTGCTCAAAAAAATGAGCGAACAACTGCCGAACATTGCATTACCCAAACAATTTGTAGTGATTCCGGATTTGCCGCAGATGGGAACAGGAAAGATCGATTTCCGTACAGTGACGAACATGGTAAGAGAATTGGTCTCGAAATAA
- a CDS encoding S46 family peptidase, with protein sequence MKKIILLLLIAFILRADEGMYPLSEIHKLNLKAKGFKLTSKEIYNPNGISLVDASVNVGGCSASFISAEGLIITNHHCVFSAVQQASTVQNDYVTNGFIARSREQEIPAKGLTARIIDSYRDVSKEILLGISDTTDPVERTKIIEKNSKAVVAEAEKKQTGATASVAEMFAGKTYVLFIHKIIKDIRLVYVPPRSVGEFGGEADNWVWPRHTGDFSFIRAYVGADGNPTEYSASNKPFTPKNHFIVNPNGVNENDLVFILGYPGRTFRHQTSYYLEYERDIRLPFIQQRNEWMIAQMEAVSKNNPETALALTARIKSLANVEKNYRGKLKGFNNLPIVQNKQQEEGELTAFINADERRKQQYADVLPGIKSVYEEIRSDASRANILSNIIGSSTLLSIGNSLMKLADERQKPDADRQSAYMEKNLSALKQNLLSSLRSFNLEIDTLFLSEILNDAKSLPVSQQIEAAVFLKDIRQFVDTTFAKTQLTDAAFIEKAFTMLPEQLKQINDPLIEFARILSPEIERQTTVNRKRTGELNRLSGKLVDIKQAWKKTDFIPDANSTLRMTFGTIRGYSPSDATYFSPISTLKGVIEKTSDDADYNTPQKIRELYSKKEFGRYKHKKLDDVPVAILYDMDTTGGNSGSPVLNAKGELIGVNFDRAFEATINDYAWNQSYSRSIAVDIRYVLWNVEKVAEADFLLKEMGIK encoded by the coding sequence ATGAAAAAAATTATTCTACTGTTACTTATTGCGTTCATTCTCCGCGCAGATGAAGGGATGTACCCTCTCTCGGAGATTCATAAATTGAACTTAAAAGCAAAAGGATTCAAACTTACTTCAAAAGAAATCTATAATCCCAACGGAATAAGTTTGGTTGATGCAAGCGTGAATGTGGGGGGATGCAGCGCATCATTTATCTCTGCCGAAGGACTGATCATCACAAATCATCATTGTGTGTTTAGTGCCGTACAACAGGCAAGCACCGTTCAAAATGATTATGTCACAAATGGTTTTATCGCACGCTCACGGGAACAAGAGATTCCCGCAAAAGGATTAACGGCAAGAATCATTGATTCTTATCGCGATGTTTCAAAAGAAATTCTTTTAGGGATTTCTGACACCACCGATCCTGTTGAACGGACAAAAATTATAGAGAAGAATTCAAAAGCAGTAGTTGCCGAGGCCGAGAAAAAACAAACTGGAGCCACGGCAAGTGTTGCCGAAATGTTTGCTGGAAAAACCTATGTTCTCTTTATCCATAAAATCATCAAAGATATTCGCCTTGTCTACGTTCCCCCGCGATCTGTTGGTGAGTTCGGTGGAGAAGCGGACAATTGGGTATGGCCGAGACATACGGGCGATTTTTCATTTATTCGCGCTTATGTCGGTGCGGATGGAAATCCAACCGAATATTCAGCATCGAATAAACCGTTTACACCGAAGAATCATTTTATTGTGAATCCCAATGGCGTTAATGAAAACGATCTTGTCTTTATTCTCGGTTATCCCGGACGAACATTTCGCCATCAGACATCGTACTATTTGGAATATGAACGGGATATTCGTCTACCGTTTATTCAGCAACGTAATGAATGGATGATTGCACAAATGGAAGCGGTCAGTAAAAATAATCCAGAAACTGCCTTAGCGCTGACAGCAAGAATCAAATCGCTGGCAAACGTTGAGAAAAACTATCGGGGGAAATTAAAAGGATTCAACAATCTTCCGATTGTTCAGAATAAGCAACAAGAAGAAGGGGAACTTACTGCGTTCATCAATGCTGATGAACGACGAAAACAACAGTACGCCGATGTTTTGCCTGGTATTAAATCTGTCTACGAAGAGATTCGCAGCGATGCTTCGCGTGCAAATATTCTTTCGAACATCATTGGAAGTTCAACATTGCTATCAATTGGCAATTCGTTAATGAAACTTGCCGATGAACGGCAAAAGCCGGATGCAGATCGCCAGTCAGCATATATGGAAAAAAATCTTTCCGCATTGAAACAAAACCTTCTTTCATCCCTTCGCAGTTTTAATCTTGAAATTGATACGCTGTTTCTCTCTGAGATTTTAAATGACGCAAAATCATTACCCGTTTCACAGCAGATTGAGGCCGCCGTTTTCTTAAAGGATATCCGACAATTTGTGGATACGACATTTGCAAAAACACAGCTTACCGATGCAGCGTTCATTGAAAAAGCGTTTACCATGCTTCCAGAACAATTAAAACAAATAAACGATCCGTTGATTGAGTTTGCGCGTATTCTTTCTCCAGAGATTGAACGTCAGACTACAGTCAACCGCAAACGGACCGGCGAATTGAATCGTCTTTCGGGTAAACTCGTAGATATTAAACAGGCATGGAAAAAGACAGATTTTATTCCTGATGCTAACTCAACACTGCGAATGACATTCGGAACAATCCGCGGCTATAGTCCATCGGATGCAACATATTTTTCACCGATCAGCACCCTGAAAGGGGTCATCGAAAAAACCTCGGATGATGCGGATTACAATACGCCGCAAAAGATCCGCGAATTGTACTCCAAAAAAGAGTTCGGACGGTATAAACACAAAAAACTTGATGATGTCCCGGTGGCGATTTTGTATGATATGGATACCACCGGCGGAAACTCCGGAAGTCCCGTGCTAAATGCGAAAGGTGAACTCATTGGAGTAAATTTCGACCGAGCATTCGAAGCCACAATCAATGACTATGCATGGAATCAAAGCTACAGTCGTTCTATTGCCGTGGATATCCGTTACGTTCTTTGGAATGTAGAAAAGGTAGCGGAAGCGGATTTTCTGTTAAAAGAAATGGGAATAAAATAA
- a CDS encoding glycosyltransferase family A protein: MVSIILCTYNRAQLLPRTIRSVISQSYPHWQLIIIDDGSNDNTRHVVQQLQTKDKRILYHFQQNKGLAKARNAGLRKVKGAYICFVDSDDELSIDHLKKRVHYLTKNPSIDFIHGGMKLIGPKAKHYVVDLMNPKKKIHLSQCHIGGTFFFRKKVLLKISGFHPIPFGEDFDFYQRVEQYYSIKKVRFPTYMYHLDSENRLCDIFTETLMQ; the protein is encoded by the coding sequence ATGGTCTCAATCATACTTTGCACGTACAATAGAGCACAACTTCTTCCCAGAACCATTCGTTCCGTTATTTCGCAATCATACCCTCACTGGCAATTGATTATCATCGATGACGGGAGCAACGATAATACGCGCCATGTAGTACAACAATTGCAGACCAAGGATAAACGAATTCTCTATCATTTTCAACAAAATAAAGGATTGGCAAAAGCTAGGAATGCTGGATTACGAAAAGTAAAAGGTGCTTATATTTGTTTTGTTGATTCGGATGATGAACTATCCATTGACCATTTGAAAAAGCGTGTTCACTACCTTACAAAAAATCCATCAATTGATTTCATTCATGGAGGAATGAAATTGATTGGTCCGAAAGCAAAACACTATGTGGTGGATCTAATGAATCCCAAAAAAAAAATCCATCTCAGTCAATGTCATATCGGCGGAACGTTTTTTTTTCGCAAGAAGGTATTACTAAAGATAAGTGGGTTTCATCCTATCCCATTTGGCGAGGATTTTGATTTTTATCAGCGCGTGGAACAATACTATTCGATTAAAAAAGTACGGTTCCCAACCTACATGTATCACTTGGATTCTGAAAACAGGTTGTGCGATATCTTCACCGAAACTCTGATGCAATAA
- a CDS encoding DUF5686 family protein codes for MKLFITISLFFLFNFMTAQVHSLSGLVVDAESMQPLPSATLRILGTSKGTVTNTTGQFRISLLAETYKIAVSYLGYQSDTLRVELTSNQFRAIQLQPNTIQLAGVTVIDEDPAYEIIRRAMESKKKWMAQLQTFEGKAFNRLQIRTDSSIAAITEAYSTLYWNRGDSIREVITQQKQTGNLPRSFLSSRVGDVVNFNDDEIKQNGYRFIGPTAPTAFDYYDYKLLATRVMDNFDVYIIEIIPRSKIIPLFKGTISIAERSYAVMDVDVRPNEAFTQLFIDTKDSRYIQNFRLFENKYWLPTNFRFEGTFKIKLMGLSFPAFGIERDVVIYDYAINPVFADTIKMMKKLSIDSSSTVYDSTFWTSNDVLPLTQEQDSAYKTLDSTQSLDKKFAPKGATATLLELTGSSAGFAELWFNRVEGLHVGVSKSFQNVFEKVDLRGGIGYGLSDKEWKYEAGTTLHFGPEQGGSTNTGIANIRLSQTMFSFSLDVYDRQDYFPVPLVKGLFLNSFAALFGKDDVQDYYRVVGSTAMLTYAYSGDTRFNVSAATEKQLSVYQTTNFSILKKGIPYAYQPSIIDGRMNSLKASISSGSSGIFGLTKDAYRLSGTAEHSSSGIGSDFDFTKLSGKARIKFATLFKEALVFPPTLGIQVAGTMTTGHLPPQRYVELYSRFETFAGFGTLKGLPRRQYYGDQSVSFTIDHNFRRLLFAPFGIQWLMESNLDLIVEANAARSWLSGKALRTPLFPVRDSGGWYYEVSLGISNLFDLLRFDITRRFSSPSDWAATLSVSDFFIGLITP; via the coding sequence ATGAAATTATTTATAACGATAAGTCTTTTCTTTCTTTTTAATTTCATGACAGCTCAAGTCCATTCACTTTCCGGATTGGTAGTGGACGCTGAATCGATGCAGCCGCTTCCATCGGCAACGCTAAGGATACTCGGTACGTCCAAAGGTACCGTCACAAATACAACAGGTCAATTTCGAATTTCCCTTCTTGCAGAAACGTATAAAATTGCTGTAAGCTATCTTGGTTATCAAAGCGATACACTTCGCGTTGAACTCACGTCCAATCAATTTCGTGCCATTCAACTTCAGCCGAATACTATTCAACTAGCGGGTGTCACCGTTATAGATGAAGATCCTGCCTATGAAATTATTCGGAGGGCGATGGAAAGCAAGAAAAAATGGATGGCACAGTTGCAAACATTTGAAGGAAAAGCGTTTAACCGACTGCAGATTCGAACCGACAGTTCTATTGCAGCAATCACAGAAGCGTATTCAACACTGTATTGGAACAGAGGTGATTCAATTCGTGAAGTGATAACACAGCAAAAGCAGACAGGGAATCTTCCGAGATCGTTTCTTTCATCCCGTGTTGGCGATGTTGTCAACTTTAATGATGATGAGATCAAGCAGAACGGTTATAGGTTCATCGGTCCTACCGCTCCAACGGCATTTGATTATTATGATTACAAACTGCTCGCAACGCGTGTTATGGATAATTTTGATGTCTATATAATTGAGATCATTCCACGATCGAAAATCATACCATTGTTTAAAGGAACTATCTCTATTGCGGAACGATCGTACGCGGTAATGGATGTTGACGTGCGTCCGAACGAAGCATTTACACAGTTGTTTATAGATACAAAAGACTCTCGCTACATACAAAATTTCCGGTTATTCGAAAACAAATATTGGCTGCCAACAAACTTTCGATTTGAAGGGACGTTTAAAATAAAACTGATGGGGTTATCGTTCCCCGCATTTGGCATTGAACGGGATGTTGTCATTTATGATTATGCAATCAACCCGGTCTTTGCGGACACCATAAAAATGATGAAGAAATTGTCGATCGATTCATCGTCGACAGTCTATGATTCTACATTCTGGACATCGAACGATGTTCTTCCGTTAACACAGGAGCAAGACAGCGCATATAAAACTCTGGACAGCACACAATCGCTCGACAAAAAATTTGCACCCAAAGGTGCCACGGCAACATTGTTGGAACTGACGGGAAGTTCAGCAGGATTCGCTGAACTCTGGTTCAACCGTGTGGAAGGACTGCATGTTGGTGTCAGTAAATCATTTCAAAATGTGTTTGAAAAAGTGGATCTGCGCGGAGGAATAGGTTATGGACTATCCGACAAAGAGTGGAAATATGAAGCGGGAACAACACTCCACTTTGGCCCTGAGCAGGGGGGATCGACAAACACTGGGATCGCGAATATACGGTTGTCGCAGACAATGTTCTCGTTCAGTCTAGATGTCTATGACCGGCAGGATTATTTTCCGGTACCGTTGGTTAAAGGATTATTCTTGAATTCATTTGCAGCCCTATTCGGCAAGGATGATGTTCAGGATTATTATCGCGTTGTGGGTTCGACTGCAATGTTGACTTATGCGTATAGCGGCGACACACGGTTCAACGTCAGCGCTGCCACAGAAAAACAATTATCCGTTTATCAAACAACGAATTTTTCCATTCTTAAAAAGGGCATACCATACGCATATCAACCTTCAATTATTGACGGTAGAATGAATTCGCTGAAAGCATCAATCAGCAGCGGTTCTTCCGGCATTTTTGGACTCACGAAAGATGCGTATCGTCTCAGCGGAACGGCTGAACATTCATCATCAGGCATTGGAAGTGATTTTGATTTCACCAAATTATCCGGGAAAGCAAGAATAAAATTTGCCACATTGTTTAAGGAAGCACTTGTCTTTCCGCCGACACTTGGTATACAAGTTGCCGGGACAATGACCACAGGACATCTCCCTCCGCAGCGATATGTTGAATTGTATTCTCGATTTGAAACATTTGCCGGATTTGGAACGCTGAAAGGATTACCGCGGCGGCAGTACTACGGTGATCAGAGTGTATCTTTCACTATTGATCACAACTTTCGACGTCTTTTGTTTGCGCCGTTTGGCATACAGTGGTTAATGGAATCGAACCTTGATCTTATTGTTGAAGCAAATGCAGCTCGAAGCTGGCTTTCCGGAAAGGCACTTCGTACGCCGTTATTTCCGGTCCGTGATTCTGGCGGATGGTATTACGAAGTCAGCCTTGGTATCTCTAATCTCTTCGATCTGCTCCGTTTTGACATTACGAGAAGGTTTTCGTCTCCAAGCGATTGGGCAGCAACATTATCCGTTTCTGATTTCTTTATCGGACTTATTACACCGTAA
- a CDS encoding nuclear transport factor 2 family protein — MEEELAQALTKKDPEPLHRILDEQFILTNAIGKISSKQQAIEKFHNTLEEMSFFSVTNGNLQVHLYDGAAVITGTQVQHATKQDQLLFMKIRFTSMYAKREGNWKLVAGHKSETDEKYR, encoded by the coding sequence TTGGAAGAAGAGTTGGCACAAGCGTTAACAAAGAAAGACCCCGAACCACTCCACAGAATTCTTGACGAACAGTTTATCCTAACCAACGCCATCGGAAAAATCAGCTCAAAGCAACAGGCAATTGAGAAATTTCATAATACGCTTGAAGAAATGTCTTTTTTCTCTGTTACTAACGGCAATCTTCAAGTGCATCTCTATGATGGCGCTGCGGTGATTACCGGAACGCAAGTGCAGCATGCTACAAAACAAGATCAGTTACTGTTCATGAAAATTCGATTTACCTCGATGTATGCTAAACGGGAGGGAAATTGGAAGTTAGTTGCCGGACACAAATCTGAAACGGATGAGAAATACCGTTGA